In Bacteroidales bacterium, the sequence TTTTCTTCAGTTTTTGTTGCTGGAGTTTTTTCTGCGCTCGTACTTGTTTTTGAGGCAGTAGGTTTAACGGTACCTATAGTAGTATCCTTAATGATGTATTCGGGTTTTTCAACATCATCATCTTTTTTATCCTCAATCTTCTCAGTTTTTTCAAGAGGTTCAGCATTTTGCGCTTTTTTAAACGATAAAGTTATTTTATCGGATTCCGCCTTCATATTTTTATCACCTTGAAATTCACTGGCTACCAATTTAAACATAGCCTCATCCAATTTTGAAGTTGGTCCAAAATCATCTTTATACCCCTTTTTCTTAAGAAATTCAATGATGGTGTTTATCCCAACATTGAATTCTTTTGCTACTTTACTTATTCTTCTAACTGCTTGTGTTTCTTCTGCCATGTTTTTATTATTTTATTCTTCAAATTCTGCTTCGAGGATTTTTAAAACATCCTTAATTGTTTCTTCTTCTAAATCAGTACGTTTCAATAAATCGTCAAAACTCAATTCCATTACACTACGAGCCGTATCGCAACCTATACCTTTAAGAACATCAATAACCCACGGTTCAATCTCATCGGTAAATAAATCAAGATTAACATCGTCTATATCGGTTTCTCTATAGACATCAATATCATAACCTGTAAGTTTACTTGCAAGTTTAATATTGTAACCGTTTTTACCGATTGCATAAAAAACTTGGTCGGGATCCATATAGACATCAGCTTTTTTGGTGTCATTATGAATTATAACCGAAGAAATTTTCGCAGGGCTTAAAGCTCTGGTGATGAAGAGAGTCGGATTTGTGGTGAAATTTATCACATCAATATTTTCGCTTTTTAATTCGCGAACGATAACGTGAATTCGCGAACCTTTCATCCCGACGCAAGCTCCGACAGGGTCAATGCGGTCGTCGTACGATTCAACTGCAATTTTCGCACGTTTTCCGGGAATTCTAACAATTTTCTTAATAGTAATCAAACCGTCGAAAACTTCCGGAACTTCGGCTTCGAACAAACGTTCGAGAAATACGGGTGATGTTCTTGATAATATGATGTGAGGAATGTTATTTCTTAATTCAACTCTTGAAACTACTGCGCGTATTATATCTCCTTTGTGATAATAATCTTCGGGAATTTGTTCAGACTTAGGAAGTAATAATTCTATGCCTTCATCGTCTAAAATGAGCATTTCTTTTTTCCATACTTGATAAACTTCGCCGGTAACAATTTCTCCTACTTTATCAACATATTTTTTATAAATGCTGTTTTTCTCATATTCTTGTACCTTTGCACTTAAACTCTGGCGAATAGCCAAAATGTCGCGTCTTCCGAAATCCTCAATCCCAATGCTTTCAACAAAATCTTCACCGACTTCATAGTCCGGTTCTGTTTTAATTGCTTCGGAATATGCAATCTGGAGGTTAGGATCTTCAACATCTTTGTCATCAACAATAAGTCTGGTTCTCCAAATTTCAAAATCACCGCGATTAACATTAACAATAACGTCAATATTCTCGTCGGTGCCGTATTTTTTTACTAACATGCTTCTGAAAACATCTTCCAGAATTCTCATCATAGTAGTTCTGTCAATGTTTTTAAACTCCTGAAATTCGGAAAACGATTCAACTAAATTAATACTTTCCATTTTTTATTAGAATTATTTAAAATCAAAAAATAACTTTGCGTTTTTTATATCATTAAAATTGATAGAAATGTCTTCCTCAGCCTTAATTTTAGGTTTCATTCCTTTTTTCACATTTGATAATGTTTGTTTTGTAAGAATAATACCATCTTCGGAAACATTTTTGAGAATACCTTTTAAAGGTTTGTTATCTGCAAATGTTACAATAATTTCTTTACCTATGTTTTTCTTATACTGCCTGATGGTTAAAAACGCCGATGTAATTCCGGAAGAGCTAACCATTAAATTATAATCTTCTTTTTCACGATCAATATTACCTTCGATATGTCTGCTTAGAGCAACACAATCATCAATAGTAACAACCGTATCGCTGTCAAGAAATATTTCGATATTATTTGATTCTGAAATCTTTATCTCAACAACAAAAATATCCGAATCAATAAAAAAATTATCAACAAGCTTGTTTATATAAATTTTTTCTATCATAAGTAGATATAAAAAAGAAGGGGATTTGTGCATCCCCTCAAAATCAACATCTTAATCATTATAAATTTGCGTTGCAAAAATAATATAATTTTTTTAATTACGCAAGTCTTTTTCTTTAAAGATGAAGATGAAAGGTTGAGAAAAGTAGAAAAGTATAAAGCAGGTAAAATCAATTGGGAAAAAGAAGGGTTTGTAAAGAAAAATGATACTGTTTTCCGACCTAAAACTATAAATCTTACAGATTGGTTTTTTATTTTCTTAATTTATGAAAATTCACACTTTGTTTTGGAATGATATATTGAGTTCGAGAAAAGCCTTAAACTAAAAAAAGGTTGTCTCATTTCTAAGACAACCTTTTTTACACATATGAAAAACACTAATACT encodes:
- the nusA gene encoding transcription termination factor NusA, with protein sequence MESINLVESFSEFQEFKNIDRTTMMRILEDVFRSMLVKKYGTDENIDVIVNVNRGDFEIWRTRLIVDDKDVEDPNLQIAYSEAIKTEPDYEVGEDFVESIGIEDFGRRDILAIRQSLSAKVQEYEKNSIYKKYVDKVGEIVTGEVYQVWKKEMLILDDEGIELLLPKSEQIPEDYYHKGDIIRAVVSRVELRNNIPHIILSRTSPVFLERLFEAEVPEVFDGLITIKKIVRIPGKRAKIAVESYDDRIDPVGACVGMKGSRIHVIVRELKSENIDVINFTTNPTLFITRALSPAKISSVIIHNDTKKADVYMDPDQVFYAIGKNGYNIKLASKLTGYDIDVYRETDIDDVNLDLFTDEIEPWVIDVLKGIGCDTARSVMELSFDDLLKRTDLEEETIKDVLKILEAEFEE
- the rimP gene encoding ribosome assembly cofactor RimP codes for the protein MIEKIYINKLVDNFFIDSDIFVVEIKISESNNIEIFLDSDTVVTIDDCVALSRHIEGNIDREKEDYNLMVSSSGITSAFLTIRQYKKNIGKEIIVTFADNKPLKGILKNVSEDGIILTKQTLSNVKKGMKPKIKAEEDISINFNDIKNAKLFFDFK